In Methanomicrobiales archaeon, the following are encoded in one genomic region:
- the mcrG gene encoding coenzyme-B sulfoethylthiotransferase subunit gamma: protein MAYKPQYGPGQTKVAENRRNQMNPAYKLKKMRDISDEDIVLLMGHRAPGAAYPTSHPPLAEAGEPDCPVRKLVEPLDGAKAGDRVRYIQFTDSMWFAPCHPYLRSYLEAYRYRGVDPGTLSGRQIVECRERDLEKIAKELVGTELFDPARTGIRGATVHGHSLRLSEDGMMFDMLARYVMDKGAVKYVKNQIGEPLDRAVPVGKPNDEKWLKANTTIFNSLGGTAFREDKEYIEYVQRINALRTKYGFMPKE from the coding sequence ATGGCATACAAACCCCAGTACGGACCGGGTCAGACGAAGGTCGCCGAGAACCGGCGCAACCAGATGAACCCGGCATACAAGCTGAAGAAGATGCGCGACATCTCCGACGAGGACATCGTGCTCCTGATGGGACACCGTGCACCCGGTGCCGCATATCCCACTTCCCATCCGCCGCTCGCGGAGGCGGGAGAGCCCGACTGCCCCGTCAGGAAGCTCGTGGAGCCCCTCGACGGCGCCAAGGCCGGAGACCGCGTCCGCTACATCCAGTTCACGGACTCGATGTGGTTCGCACCCTGCCACCCCTACCTGCGGTCCTACCTCGAGGCCTACCGCTACCGCGGTGTCGACCCGGGCACCCTCTCGGGACGTCAGATCGTGGAGTGCCGTGAGAGGGATCTCGAGAAGATCGCAAAGGAACTCGTCGGGACCGAGCTCTTCGACCCGGCACGCACGGGTATCCGCGGCGCGACCGTGCACGGGCACTCCCTCCGTCTGAGCGAGGACGGGATGATGTTCGACATGCTCGCACGGTATGTAATGGACAAGGGCGCCGTGAAGTACGTCAAGAACCAGATCGGCGAGCCGCTCGACCGGGCTGTGCCCGTCGGCAAGCCCAACGACGAGAAGTGGCTCAAGGCGAACACGACGATCTTCAACTCGCTCGGCGGAACTGCCTTCCGTGAGGACAAGGAGTACATCGAGTACGTCCAGCGGATCAACGCGCTCAGGACCAAGTACGGCTTCATGCCGAAGGAGTGA
- a CDS encoding TIGR04083 family peptide-modifying radical SAM enzyme, protein MRNAFHVMLIPTLGCPARCSYCWSSEEGSPLMDIEVVGEVVEWLQDFRKDPVTFTFHGGEPLLAGADFYRQALPLLAEGLPHLKPSFAMQTNLWRMTEEIARILAEYNVPIGSSIDGPEAINDAQRGEGYFGKTMRGFAIAREHGVRVSFICTFTSRSVVHKEEIFHFFLDNGFVMKLHPALPSLRSREADPWALEPQAYGDLLVYLLDRSLEHLDDIEIKNIDDLCRCVFTRRGTVCTFADCMANTFAVGPDGSIYPCYRFVGMAEWVMGSVYDHPSQEDLARSESWKRMQQYKAYVDAACGSCRHIRYCRGGCPYNALVPGDGELRGVDPMCPAYRRIFDEISDRLDAEMFESTPMVFPGGRRKGRAGIMSLIQKIVAR, encoded by the coding sequence ATGCGAAACGCGTTCCACGTCATGCTCATCCCGACCCTGGGCTGCCCCGCCCGCTGCAGCTACTGCTGGAGTTCCGAGGAGGGATCGCCCCTCATGGATATCGAGGTGGTCGGGGAGGTGGTGGAGTGGCTGCAGGATTTCCGAAAGGATCCGGTCACATTCACGTTCCACGGGGGAGAGCCGCTTCTGGCGGGCGCGGATTTCTACCGGCAGGCGCTGCCCCTGCTCGCCGAAGGGCTGCCGCACCTGAAACCCTCCTTTGCGATGCAGACCAACCTGTGGCGGATGACCGAGGAGATCGCCCGCATCCTCGCGGAGTACAACGTCCCCATCGGCTCCAGCATCGACGGACCGGAGGCGATCAACGATGCGCAGCGGGGGGAGGGATACTTCGGGAAGACCATGCGGGGCTTCGCCATCGCGCGGGAGCACGGGGTGCGGGTGAGCTTCATCTGCACCTTCACGTCCCGTTCGGTGGTGCACAAAGAGGAGATTTTCCACTTCTTCCTCGACAACGGTTTCGTGATGAAACTGCACCCGGCCCTGCCGTCCCTGCGGAGCAGAGAGGCGGATCCCTGGGCGCTCGAACCGCAGGCGTACGGGGATCTGCTGGTCTACCTTCTGGACAGATCCCTGGAGCACCTGGACGATATCGAGATCAAAAACATCGACGATCTCTGCAGGTGCGTCTTCACCCGCCGCGGGACGGTCTGCACCTTTGCGGACTGCATGGCGAACACCTTCGCGGTGGGGCCCGATGGGAGCATCTACCCCTGCTACCGCTTCGTGGGCATGGCGGAGTGGGTGATGGGCAGCGTGTACGATCACCCCTCGCAGGAGGATCTGGCCCGATCAGAGTCCTGGAAGAGGATGCAGCAGTACAAAGCCTACGTGGACGCTGCCTGCGGGTCCTGCCGCCACATCAGGTACTGCCGCGGAGGATGCCCCTACAACGCCCTGGTGCCGGGGGACGGGGAGCTGCGGGGCGTCGATCCGATGTGCCCTGCGTACAGGAGGATCTTCGACGAGATCTCCGACCGGCTGGATGCCGAGATGTTCGAATCCACGCCGATGGTTTTCCCGGGCGGGCGGAGGAAGGGGAGAGCGGGGATCATGTCCCTCATCCAGAAGATCGTTGCCCGATAG
- the mcrD gene encoding methyl-coenzyme M reductase operon protein D, with protein MTEAIYPQIKIVTERLLKPETTERLLNEICGVGGIRRMILNGPRIPATVPSGPARGLENPHEARRTIRVMGNEFELQVQVGTVILELEDRDRISAIREACDRIFKTFSYNIIEGRFMKTQMTVSDYAKYGPGVDERILGITEYKSKGCPIILQGFK; from the coding sequence ATGACCGAAGCCATATACCCTCAGATCAAAATCGTCACGGAACGTCTCCTCAAGCCAGAGACGACAGAGCGTCTCTTGAACGAGATCTGCGGCGTCGGCGGGATCCGGCGGATGATCCTGAACGGACCCCGCATTCCCGCCACGGTTCCCTCCGGTCCCGCGCGGGGATTGGAAAATCCCCACGAGGCACGCCGGACCATCCGGGTGATGGGGAACGAGTTCGAGCTGCAGGTGCAGGTGGGAACGGTCATCCTCGAGCTCGAGGATCGTGACCGCATCTCCGCCATCCGAGAGGCCTGTGATCGTATCTTTAAAACCTTCTCGTACAATATCATCGAGGGCCGCTTCATGAAGACCCAGATGACGGTCTCGGACTACGCGAAGTACGGTCCGGGTGTGGACGAGAGGATACTCGGAATCACCGAGTACAAGTCGAAGGGATGCCCGATCATCCTCCAGGGATTCAAGTGA
- a CDS encoding formylmethanofuran dehydrogenase subunit B — translation MTKLVTDVICPFCGTLCDDLEIEVSDDGKKVTGVYNACAIGAEKFLHSAAADRVTRPRMQQADGSYKEVSYDEAVEYAARVLANAKKPLMYGWSSTSCEAQSKGHEIAELVGAVVDNTATVCHGSTLIALQDVGIPSCTLGEIKNRADRILFWGCNPAHAHPRHMSRYSIFPRGFFTGKGHKGRKMIVVDPRVTDTAKLADVHLQVEQGRDYELLSALRVAIRGNKLPDVVAGIRKERIYEAADLLKSGRFGIIFFGMGVTQSLGKNHNIDEAIMLTKDLNDYTKFSIMAMRGHYNVTGSGEVLGWQYGYPFCVDLSRGFARYNPGETSSNDLLVRGEVDAVFVIGSDPGAHFPISSVRKIAELPSVAVDPHITPTTEISKLHVPVAFVGVEVAGCCYRMDNVPIESRKVVEPPEGMLTDEEFLERVLQRVKELKAEQGAAAAAAKGKVTA, via the coding sequence ATGACAAAGCTGGTAACCGACGTGATCTGTCCCTTCTGCGGGACGCTCTGCGACGACCTGGAGATCGAGGTCAGCGACGACGGCAAGAAAGTGACGGGCGTGTACAACGCCTGCGCGATCGGGGCGGAGAAGTTCCTCCACTCGGCGGCGGCGGACAGGGTGACGCGGCCGCGGATGCAGCAGGCGGACGGGTCGTACAAGGAGGTCAGTTATGACGAAGCGGTGGAGTATGCCGCCCGGGTGCTGGCGAACGCGAAGAAGCCGCTGATGTACGGCTGGTCCTCGACCAGCTGCGAGGCCCAGAGCAAGGGCCACGAGATCGCCGAGCTGGTGGGGGCGGTCGTGGACAACACCGCGACGGTCTGCCACGGCTCGACGCTGATCGCGCTCCAGGACGTGGGGATTCCGAGCTGCACGCTGGGCGAGATCAAGAACCGGGCCGACCGCATCCTCTTCTGGGGCTGCAACCCGGCCCACGCGCATCCCCGGCACATGAGCCGGTACTCGATCTTCCCGCGGGGCTTCTTCACGGGCAAGGGCCACAAGGGCCGCAAGATGATCGTCGTCGACCCGCGCGTCACGGATACCGCGAAACTGGCCGACGTCCACCTCCAGGTGGAGCAGGGGCGGGACTACGAGCTCCTCTCGGCGCTGCGGGTGGCGATTCGGGGCAACAAACTGCCCGATGTCGTTGCCGGCATCCGCAAGGAGCGGATCTACGAGGCTGCCGACCTCCTCAAGAGCGGACGGTTCGGGATCATCTTCTTCGGGATGGGCGTGACCCAGAGTCTGGGCAAGAACCACAACATCGACGAAGCGATCATGCTCACGAAGGACCTCAACGACTACACCAAGTTCAGCATCATGGCCATGCGGGGCCACTACAACGTGACCGGCTCGGGCGAGGTGCTGGGCTGGCAGTACGGGTATCCCTTCTGCGTCGATCTCTCCCGCGGATTCGCCCGCTACAACCCCGGCGAGACCTCGAGCAACGATCTGCTGGTGCGGGGCGAGGTGGATGCGGTGTTCGTGATCGGCAGCGACCCCGGTGCGCACTTCCCCATCAGTTCGGTGCGGAAGATCGCCGAGTTGCCGTCGGTCGCCGTGGACCCGCACATCACCCCGACGACGGAGATCAGCAAACTCCACGTACCCGTGGCGTTCGTCGGCGTCGAGGTGGCGGGCTGCTGCTATCGGATGGACAATGTGCCCATCGAGTCGCGCAAAGTGGTCGAACCGCCCGAGGGCATGCTCACCGACGAAGAGTTCCTGGAGCGGGTGCTCCAGCGGGTGAAAGAGCTCAAGGCCGAACAGGGCGCAGCCGCGGCGGCGGCCAAGGGGAAGGTGACCGCATGA
- a CDS encoding formylmethanofuran dehydrogenase subunit C, producing MKTVTLTLKHSPSLYLEAEKISPDAFAGRSLAEIRSLPVFIGNQQATIGEYFEVSGEAGETAADTRIVVRGDLSRVKYIGMRMTGGEVVVEGSMDMYAGAWMEGGRMHVKGNVDAFAGTGMKGGELIIDGNAGNYLGAAYRGDWRGMQGGTIHVKGNAGSDIGYFMNGGTIIVDGNADVHVGTHAEGGTIIIKGNAKSRVGGQMVKGEIYVFGTIDVMMPGFEYRRDETLEVDGTKGKFALYEGDTGERHPKRKGQLQYGKLYLKR from the coding sequence ATGAAGACGGTTACGTTAACGCTGAAACACTCCCCATCCCTCTACCTTGAGGCCGAGAAGATCTCTCCCGACGCCTTTGCCGGGCGGAGCCTTGCCGAGATCCGGAGCCTGCCGGTGTTCATCGGGAACCAGCAGGCGACGATCGGGGAATACTTCGAGGTCTCCGGCGAGGCAGGTGAGACGGCGGCGGACACCCGGATCGTCGTCAGGGGCGACCTCTCCCGCGTCAAGTACATCGGCATGCGGATGACGGGCGGCGAGGTCGTCGTCGAGGGGAGCATGGACATGTACGCCGGCGCCTGGATGGAGGGCGGGCGGATGCATGTGAAGGGCAACGTGGACGCCTTTGCCGGGACCGGCATGAAGGGCGGCGAGCTGATCATCGACGGCAACGCCGGCAACTACCTGGGCGCCGCCTACCGCGGAGACTGGCGCGGCATGCAGGGCGGCACGATCCACGTGAAAGGCAACGCCGGAAGCGACATCGGCTACTTCATGAACGGGGGCACGATCATCGTCGACGGCAACGCCGACGTCCACGTGGGGACCCACGCCGAGGGCGGCACGATCATCATCAAGGGCAATGCCAAGAGCCGGGTCGGCGGGCAGATGGTCAAGGGCGAGATCTACGTCTTTGGCACGATCGACGTGATGATGCCGGGATTCGAGTACCGCAGGGACGAGACCCTCGAGGTGGACGGCACGAAGGGCAAGTTTGCCCTGTACGAGGGGGACACCGGCGAGCGGCACCCGAAGAGAAAGGGGCAGCTCCAGTACGGGAAGCTCTACCTGAAGCGGTGA
- a CDS encoding formylmethanofuran dehydrogenase subunit A translates to MTQYLIKNGFVYDPVTGIRGDRADVAIKDGKIVESSDLDKSARTIDARGKTVMAGAVEIHAHVAGPKVNVGRIYRPEDKLFTYQAKKGIQRMHGGYSVPTTFKTGYAYAKMGYTTVMEAAMPPLYARHVHEEMRDTPIVDEGAFPVFGNNWFVLEYLKNRELDNVSAYIAWLLKATKGYAVKIVNPGGTEAWGWGLNCLQVTDPVPYFDVTPAEIVTGLIEANEHLGLPHSIHIHGNNLGNPGNYTTTLDTLKLAEGYTANNRFGREQVMHHTHIQFHSYGGENWGNFESKAREVADYVNKHDNITIDIGFVTLDETTTMTADGPFEHHLTELNHLKWANVDVELETAAGVVPYVYSPAITVCGVQWAIGLELALLNKDPMRAYITTDHPNAGPFTRYPRIWKWLMSAKARSQQIEAFKNSSKVVAASEIASIDRELTLYELAAMTRAGPAKALGLSQMYGGLAPGLEADVVVYNFNPETDDPMLIENAVSNAWALFKTGVQIIKDGEIVSNGNKRTLWVHAKVPENPQVMRDIREKFLKYYTVTERNYEVEGRSFIPNPYPIEVEAPA, encoded by the coding sequence ATGACCCAGTACCTGATCAAGAACGGGTTCGTCTACGACCCGGTGACCGGCATCCGGGGCGACAGGGCCGACGTGGCCATCAAGGACGGCAAGATCGTGGAGTCGAGCGACCTGGACAAGAGCGCCAGGACGATCGACGCCCGCGGCAAGACCGTGATGGCCGGGGCCGTCGAGATCCACGCCCATGTCGCCGGGCCGAAGGTGAACGTCGGGCGGATCTACCGCCCCGAGGACAAACTCTTCACCTACCAGGCGAAGAAGGGCATCCAGCGGATGCACGGGGGCTACTCCGTGCCCACGACCTTCAAGACGGGGTACGCGTACGCGAAGATGGGCTACACCACCGTCATGGAAGCCGCGATGCCGCCGCTCTACGCCCGGCACGTCCACGAGGAGATGCGGGACACCCCCATCGTCGACGAGGGGGCGTTCCCGGTCTTCGGGAACAACTGGTTCGTGCTGGAGTACCTGAAGAACCGCGAACTCGACAACGTGTCGGCCTACATCGCCTGGCTGCTCAAGGCAACGAAGGGCTATGCGGTGAAGATCGTCAACCCCGGCGGCACCGAGGCCTGGGGCTGGGGGCTGAACTGCCTCCAGGTGACGGATCCCGTCCCCTACTTCGACGTGACTCCGGCGGAGATCGTCACGGGGCTCATCGAGGCGAACGAGCACCTGGGTCTGCCGCACTCGATCCACATCCACGGCAACAACCTCGGCAACCCGGGCAACTACACCACAACGCTCGACACCCTGAAGCTGGCGGAAGGCTACACGGCGAACAACCGCTTCGGTCGCGAGCAGGTGATGCACCACACCCACATCCAGTTCCACAGCTACGGCGGCGAGAACTGGGGCAACTTCGAGTCCAAGGCAAGGGAGGTGGCCGACTACGTCAACAAGCACGATAACATCACGATCGACATCGGGTTCGTGACGCTCGACGAGACCACCACCATGACCGCCGACGGGCCCTTCGAGCACCACCTCACCGAACTCAACCACCTCAAGTGGGCGAACGTCGACGTCGAACTCGAGACAGCGGCGGGCGTCGTGCCCTACGTCTACAGCCCGGCGATCACCGTCTGCGGCGTCCAGTGGGCGATCGGGCTGGAGCTGGCGCTCCTGAACAAGGACCCGATGCGGGCCTACATCACCACCGACCACCCCAATGCCGGGCCGTTCACGCGGTATCCGCGGATCTGGAAGTGGCTCATGAGCGCGAAGGCCCGGTCTCAGCAGATCGAGGCGTTCAAGAACTCGAGCAAAGTCGTCGCGGCCAGCGAGATCGCATCGATCGACCGGGAACTGACGCTCTACGAACTCGCCGCCATGACGCGGGCGGGTCCCGCGAAGGCGCTGGGGCTGTCCCAGATGTACGGCGGACTGGCGCCGGGGCTCGAAGCCGATGTGGTCGTCTACAACTTCAACCCGGAGACCGACGACCCGATGCTCATCGAGAACGCCGTATCGAACGCCTGGGCGCTCTTCAAGACGGGTGTCCAGATCATCAAGGACGGCGAGATCGTCAGCAACGGCAACAAGCGCACGCTATGGGTCCACGCCAAGGTCCCCGAGAACCCGCAGGTGATGCGGGACATCCGCGAGAAGTTCCTCAAGTACTACACCGTGACCGAGCGGAACTACGAGGTCGAGGGGCGGTCCTTCATCCCCAACCCCTACCCCATCGAGGTGGAGGCGCCGGCCTAG
- a CDS encoding ZIP family metal transporter codes for MLSWIVAFSLLGSVGGITLAAALLLFPGWLQDRIVPILISYSAGTLLGGAFLALIPETLDLISPSATLTTVLAGIVLFFLLEKLLIWRHCHDEHCEVHDVSGSLILAGDAFHNLTDGVVIAASFLTSIPLGIAVSLAVIAHEVPQEVGDFGILLHSGYSRTRAFVYNTLSGLATLGGAVGSYFFLSVLTEYVPYVMAISAASFIYISTADLFPHLHRMPRLTEGIQQLLLILIGIGTIALLELLH; via the coding sequence GTGCTATCCTGGATCGTGGCGTTCAGTCTGCTGGGGAGCGTCGGTGGGATCACCTTGGCCGCCGCTCTTCTCCTCTTCCCCGGCTGGCTGCAGGACAGGATCGTTCCCATACTCATCAGTTACTCCGCAGGGACGCTGCTGGGAGGGGCATTCCTGGCGCTGATTCCGGAGACCCTGGATCTGATTTCCCCTTCCGCCACGCTCACCACCGTTCTTGCCGGGATCGTCCTCTTCTTCCTCCTCGAGAAACTCCTCATCTGGCGGCACTGCCACGACGAGCACTGCGAGGTGCACGACGTATCGGGATCCCTGATCCTGGCGGGAGACGCCTTCCACAACCTGACGGACGGGGTCGTCATCGCCGCCAGCTTCCTCACCTCGATCCCCCTCGGAATCGCCGTCTCCCTGGCGGTCATCGCCCACGAGGTCCCGCAGGAGGTGGGGGACTTCGGCATTCTTCTGCACTCCGGCTATTCGAGGACTCGTGCCTTCGTCTACAACACCCTCTCGGGGCTTGCCACGCTTGGCGGTGCGGTAGGGAGCTATTTCTTCCTCTCCGTTCTCACGGAGTACGTACCGTACGTCATGGCCATCTCGGCGGCGAGCTTCATCTACATCTCCACAGCCGATCTGTTCCCGCACCTCCACCGCATGCCGAGGCTGACAGAAGGTATCCAGCAGCTCCTGCTCATCCTGATCGGGATCGGGACGATCGCTCTCCTGGAGCTGCTGCACTAG
- the mcrC gene encoding methyl-coenzyme M reductase I operon protein C: protein MPIGRVTQVIDCRESMGMGKGGGLAQRGTIAEARHSDVIVVGMSPGRRHVTKPVCDITSALRREGAEFSVSTLVLNAGSGLPPDAKAAGGAVIGAYFGLSEKEIRQIEQHKVAILHHGNVRSHVVHKVRYILERCDIPAVVVSQAPVDFEDLAKEGVKTSVVMPPPDQVKTKGMVMAIVPRVTRGQTPTRENIAEVISAVTKVLKTSRSMR, encoded by the coding sequence ATGCCGATAGGAAGAGTGACGCAGGTCATCGATTGCAGAGAGAGCATGGGGATGGGCAAAGGCGGCGGTCTCGCACAGCGGGGCACGATTGCCGAGGCCCGCCACTCCGACGTCATCGTGGTAGGCATGTCTCCGGGTCGGAGGCATGTGACGAAACCGGTATGCGACATCACATCCGCCCTCCGCAGGGAGGGAGCGGAGTTCAGCGTCAGCACGCTCGTCCTGAACGCCGGCAGCGGCCTCCCGCCGGATGCGAAAGCAGCCGGCGGTGCGGTCATCGGCGCCTACTTCGGGCTGTCGGAGAAGGAGATCCGTCAGATCGAGCAGCACAAGGTGGCGATCCTGCACCACGGGAACGTGCGTTCCCACGTGGTGCACAAGGTTCGGTATATCCTGGAGCGGTGCGACATCCCGGCGGTTGTCGTATCGCAGGCACCCGTCGACTTCGAGGATCTGGCAAAAGAGGGCGTGAAGACGTCGGTCGTCATGCCGCCCCCCGATCAGGTGAAGACCAAGGGGATGGTGATGGCGATCGTGCCGAGGGTGACGCGTGGACAGACGCCCACACGGGAGAATATTGCCGAGGTCATTTCGGCGGTAACCAAGGTATTGAAAACTTCCAGAAGTATGAGGTGA
- the mcrA gene encoding coenzyme-B sulfoethylthiotransferase subunit alpha has translation MAKIERAQKLFLKSLKEKFAGEDVNATETVYRRIGLSQSPRKMEFVKAGKAVEMARGISQYDPVRAHLGGIPLGQRQLMTYEVSGTGVFVEGDDLHFVNNAAMQQFWDDIRRTVIVSMDLAHQTLQKRLGKEVTPETINEFLHVLNHAMPGAAVVQEHMVETHPALTDDCYVKVFTGDDEMADSLEPQFVIDINKQFPAKQAEQLKGAIGKQLWQAIHIPTIVSRTCDGGTTSRWSAMQLGMSYIAAYRMCAGEAAVADLAFAAKHAGVVQMADILPARRARGPNEPGGLRFGTFADIIQTDRKYPHDPAKSSLEVVAAGTMLYDQIWLGSYMSGGVGFTQYATAAYTDNILDDYTYYGMDYIKDKYKVDWKNPSPKDKVKATQEAVNDIATEVTLYGMEQYEQFPTALEDHFGGSQRASVLAAASGLTTAIATANSNAGLNGWYLSMLLHKEGWSRLGFFGYDLQDQCGPANTMSFRADEGAMGEVRGANYPNYAMNVGHQGEYAAIVGAAHYTRGDAWSYDPRVKVCFADPSLPFDFTEPRRMFAKGAIREFMPAGERSLIIPAR, from the coding sequence ATGGCGAAAATCGAGAGAGCCCAGAAGCTTTTCCTCAAGTCCCTGAAGGAGAAGTTTGCCGGTGAAGATGTAAACGCGACGGAGACCGTCTACCGCAGGATCGGACTTTCCCAGTCCCCGCGCAAGATGGAGTTCGTCAAGGCAGGAAAGGCCGTCGAGATGGCCCGCGGCATCTCCCAGTACGACCCGGTGCGCGCCCACCTCGGTGGCATCCCGCTCGGACAGCGCCAGCTGATGACCTACGAGGTCAGCGGCACGGGCGTGTTCGTGGAGGGTGACGACCTGCACTTCGTGAACAACGCCGCGATGCAGCAGTTCTGGGACGATATCCGCCGCACTGTGATCGTGTCGATGGACCTCGCCCACCAGACCCTGCAGAAGCGTCTGGGCAAGGAGGTCACCCCGGAGACGATCAACGAGTTCCTCCACGTGCTGAACCATGCGATGCCCGGTGCGGCGGTCGTGCAGGAGCACATGGTGGAGACTCACCCGGCGCTCACCGACGACTGTTACGTGAAGGTGTTCACGGGCGACGACGAGATGGCGGACAGCCTGGAGCCCCAGTTTGTCATCGACATCAACAAGCAGTTCCCCGCCAAGCAGGCGGAGCAGCTGAAGGGTGCGATCGGCAAGCAGCTCTGGCAGGCAATCCACATCCCGACGATCGTCTCGAGAACCTGCGATGGCGGTACCACCAGCCGCTGGTCTGCGATGCAGCTCGGTATGTCCTACATCGCCGCCTACCGCATGTGCGCGGGTGAGGCCGCTGTCGCCGACCTGGCGTTCGCCGCGAAGCACGCCGGTGTCGTGCAGATGGCAGACATCCTGCCCGCCCGCCGTGCCCGTGGCCCGAACGAGCCCGGTGGACTGCGCTTCGGCACCTTCGCCGATATCATCCAGACCGACCGCAAGTACCCGCACGACCCCGCCAAGTCATCCCTTGAGGTCGTCGCCGCCGGGACCATGCTCTACGACCAGATCTGGCTCGGCTCCTACATGTCCGGTGGTGTCGGGTTCACGCAGTACGCGACGGCCGCCTACACGGACAACATCCTGGACGACTACACCTACTACGGCATGGACTACATCAAGGACAAGTACAAGGTCGACTGGAAGAACCCGTCCCCCAAGGACAAGGTCAAGGCGACCCAGGAAGCGGTCAACGACATCGCGACCGAGGTCACCCTGTACGGCATGGAGCAGTACGAGCAGTTCCCGACGGCACTCGAGGACCACTTCGGCGGATCCCAGCGTGCATCCGTGCTCGCTGCCGCATCCGGTCTGACCACCGCCATTGCGACCGCGAACTCCAATGCAGGGCTGAACGGCTGGTACCTGTCGATGCTCCTGCACAAGGAGGGCTGGTCGCGCCTCGGATTCTTCGGCTACGACCTGCAGGATCAGTGCGGTCCGGCGAACACGATGTCCTTCCGTGCGGACGAGGGTGCGATGGGCGAGGTCCGCGGTGCGAACTACCCGAACTACGCGATGAACGTGGGTCACCAGGGCGAGTACGCGGCCATCGTGGGAGCTGCCCACTACACCCGCGGCGACGCCTGGTCCTACGACCCGCGCGTGAAGGTCTGCTTCGCCGACCCGTCCCTGCCCTTCGACTTCACCGAGCCGCGCCGGATGTTTGCCAAGGGTGCAATCCGCGAGTTCATGCCCGCTGGAGAGCGCTCGCTCATCATCCCGGCCCGGTAA
- the mcrB gene encoding coenzyme-B sulfoethylthiotransferase subunit beta, whose protein sequence is MAKYKETVDLYDDNGKQLKSGVTLDKVSPLVNPAIKKIIDLTKRTVAINLAGIENGVKNGAIGKGMIPGRSLKLDITKDADALSAKIKELLQVTEGDDTKITKVGGGKLLLVEVPSARMAAAATYDAASTAAAAAATQAIIDQYNVDMFDAPVVKSAVWGTYPVTMDMMGGNIVSILSIPQNNEGLGFSLRNVNANHVAMMTHRNAMQTAALSCTFEQAGLFEMGAAIGPFERYQLLGYAFQGLNANNMVYDLVKKNGKTGTIGTVVQSVVERALEDKVIKPGKKGKSGYVFYETKDPMMWNAYAAAGTMAATMVNCGAGRFAQAVSSTLLYFNDLLEHETGLPSCDWGRVMGTAVGFSFFSHSIYGGGGPGVFNGNHVVTRHAAGFAIPCVCVACALDGGTQMFGPEQTSKVYQDTFGQVEEFAKPLQAIAKGV, encoded by the coding sequence ATGGCGAAATATAAAGAGACAGTCGATCTCTACGATGACAATGGCAAGCAGCTGAAGAGCGGTGTCACGCTCGACAAGGTCAGTCCGCTTGTGAACCCTGCGATCAAGAAGATCATCGACCTCACCAAGAGGACGGTCGCGATCAACCTGGCAGGGATCGAGAACGGCGTCAAGAACGGAGCGATCGGAAAGGGCATGATCCCCGGCCGCTCGCTCAAGCTGGACATCACCAAGGATGCGGATGCGCTCTCTGCCAAGATCAAGGAGCTCCTCCAGGTCACCGAGGGGGACGACACCAAGATCACCAAGGTCGGCGGAGGAAAGCTTCTGCTCGTCGAGGTTCCCAGCGCCCGCATGGCCGCGGCAGCCACCTACGATGCGGCATCGACCGCCGCTGCGGCAGCAGCGACGCAGGCGATCATCGACCAGTACAACGTCGACATGTTCGATGCACCGGTCGTCAAGTCCGCAGTATGGGGCACCTACCCGGTCACCATGGACATGATGGGCGGCAATATCGTCTCGATTCTCTCCATCCCGCAGAACAACGAGGGTCTCGGGTTCTCGCTCCGCAACGTGAACGCCAACCACGTCGCGATGATGACCCACCGCAACGCGATGCAGACGGCGGCGCTGTCCTGCACCTTCGAGCAGGCGGGTCTCTTCGAGATGGGTGCGGCAATCGGACCCTTCGAGCGCTACCAGCTCCTGGGCTACGCCTTCCAGGGCCTGAACGCCAACAACATGGTCTACGACCTCGTGAAGAAGAACGGCAAGACCGGAACCATCGGCACCGTCGTCCAGAGTGTCGTCGAGCGTGCCCTTGAGGACAAGGTCATCAAGCCCGGCAAGAAGGGCAAGAGCGGCTACGTCTTCTACGAGACCAAGGACCCGATGATGTGGAACGCCTACGCGGCAGCGGGTACCATGGCAGCCACCATGGTGAACTGCGGTGCCGGGCGGTTCGCCCAGGCGGTCTCCTCGACGCTCCTGTACTTCAACGACCTGCTCGAGCACGAGACGGGTCTCCCGTCCTGCGACTGGGGCCGCGTGATGGGTACTGCCGTCGGATTCTCGTTCTTCAGCCACTCGATCTACGGTGGGGGCGGTCCGGGTGTCTTCAACGGAAACCACGTCGTGACCCGCCATGCTGCCGGGTTCGCAATCCCGTGCGTGTGCGTCGCCTGCGCTCTGGACGGCGGCACGCAGATGTTCGGCCCCGAGCAGACGAGCAAGGTCTACCAGGACACCTTCGGACAGGTCGAAGAGTTCGCGAAGCCGCTGCAGGCCATTGCCAAGGGAGTATGA